The DNA window TCATAGACATGACTGGATGCTTGAAAACACAGTGTAGATACAGGAGAGtatcaaagtaaagaaaaatagtgTAGTAGCAACAAAAACTGTAGTGCAGGGAATGTATACTCAGTAACTGAGTGGCAGAGATGTCTGCCTGGCTGCCTAGCAGTTGCAAGATTATTGTAGCTGGCATTGCTTGACTgggaaaaaaatcaaacttcaaaATTCTGGTCTACAGATATGTTCTCACTATTGCtgtcataaatttaataaatcataaatcagACAGTCTTAACTTGATGTAGTTGTACAGTGTAATGTGATGTATTAGGGTGTGTCCACACCACAGTAAAACACATAAACACTTGACAGCAACTTCTTgtatgtcacaaacaggttgaatataagTTGACAACTTACTGGTAGTCATAACCAGTGCTTCAaatgattatccagcattggccAAAGATTTGTTCTACACCTGTGGTCATTGACATGTTTACAAACTTTTTATGCTAGAAATTTTGTTGgacaaaaacaatatattgaatattaataCTAAGGAGAAATTTTGccttatttcatctttattgccagatttttttgtcattttgtactTACAGGTTTTGAAGTTAAAAGAAGAGTTTTTTAACACATCTAAAAAGTTATGTGTTTGGGATAACAGCCTCAGTAAAATCATGTAGTTATGGACATTTCTAAGCCTTCAGTTCATGCAGAAGTCCTTGTAGTTGAAACCAAGGAATAGCTTTCTTAAAATATTGTCTGTAATTGGAGAACAcccttcaaaaagagagagagagagagagagagagagagagagagagagagagagagagagagagagagagagagagagagaatagcctaTGGTTTTAGAGTCTGAAGTAAATTTTAGAACTTGTTTggctgtaaattatttattttataaaatttatgttaaacatacaagaaagtttttaaagttttaagcaTATGAGAAGAATTTTTTCTGATTGAATTTTTTATGCCGACAGACTATTGCATGTCAGCAGACGAGATGAAGCTGAATATCAATCAACTGGAGATATTCCTGCCGGTGTGGTGGAACAGGCAATGTCAAAAGCAATGGTTATGGAATGGGCATATATTGGCACTCATCCTCATTGTAAGGTCAGTAGTTAcagtattaattgttttcttgCTATGTGAACTCTATTTAAATTGACTTGTACCTATGGAAATAAAAACCAGAGCTTGTTATGTAAATTTAAGTATCCCTTAGTGGCACGCTGTAATTGGTCACTGAAATTCGGTAACGACGTATTTTTTCTTCGGCCATTGTCAATTGAGGATCCCTTTCTGTGCTCCTGCCAAGTGCTTCTTCCTTGCCTTATCTGTGGGCACAATACTCCCTGGGTCACAGTGATTCGTTTTACAGTATTTTGACTAAAGTGGTAATAGCAACAATAGAGAAGAAATTAtctgcattttgattttagatttttttccaaGCAAGCAGTACAGGTTATTATAATCACTAGTGAATACTGGGCATCCAGGAAAAAGCAGTGCTCcccatctctctgtctgtcaccCTGCTGCTAATGTGCACAGCTAACAGACTGTCATGTTTTGTGTTGCTACTATTTTTTTCTGGGACACCCTGTCATATCTgggttgtgtttttatgtatctgGCATGTGTACAAAATGGCCATGTGTGTCTCCTGCCACTGGTGAGAAGAGGAAGGCAGTTACTCTTGAAAAGCTTATGGATAATTACCAAGCATGAAGGCAGCATGTTCATGATGGCTGCTGCTCAGGAATGCAGACGTTCACAGTCAATGATCTAAATCATCTTCAAGGATAAGTGAATTAGTGGTGATCCAGACAAGATTCTATTATTCTGGGTGCAGGCCATGAGGTACTATCCAAGAAGGACCTGAATTCTTAGGTCAGTGTCTGCACCTCTTTGTTAGCACTGGCAGGCATAAGATGGAGTATTCAGAAAAACTTTATGGGTTCATGTTATAAATCAAATAGGTTTAAAAAATGTCATGTAAACTCCCCTCAGACAGAaaagcatctcgcctaaggtacTAAGAGAACATAAAGCTGTGACTGAATGGCTGAGTGACTAGTTCTCCTCTGCCTTAccccttctcttccttcctttgtcaGGCAGCAGCTCAGAACAAGTATGTGCTAGAAGGAGCACAGATGGAGATGAGCTACACAATTTAGTATCCAGTCTTGGTTGCTTTGGCTTTTAAGATACGACTGTCTTGGCTGTCCCTTTTaacctgtgtgtatgtttgtgtgtattaaagCTGTAATCTTTACCTGTAAATTTATATTGAACAGATTTTAGCTACCTTCTCACTTGCCACCCTTGTAGGGGTCTCACTTGATTCTCTGAGGTTTTCGTAAGCAAGGGAGAATTGACACACTTCTCACTCAGGTGTAGGGGCCTACCACTGTTGCATCCCTATGTCAGATAAAATAGGAGATTACAGGGGTTGGCACTCACCTACTCACTGTCGTGATCAGGAACGTGACATTTATGGGTGAATATTCAACTTACCTAGTGAGTGAGTTCCATACATATTCTTAGGTATGCAAACCAGAGCCCCTATCATAATCCTGTCTAAGCCAACCTACTTAGTTccatataaaaaggaaaaggtgCTTAGTGACAGAGGAAGAATGGGGCCATCACCCATTCACCGACTTCACCCCACTTAACTACTTTGTAACCAAATTTCAGTGACCAATTCCAGTTTGCAGCTGAAGAGTAATCTTATAGAAAAGTCTTCATTTTGTTATTACCTGTGAAGAAtataagttacttataaaaagtttgtgatattttaattttataaattggtATCTTGTATTTCAGTATTATTCTGACAACagagtatttttttatagttatatggTATctttactgtaattactgtagcTGTTCGGTTTATTATCCACTTTTTGCAGGAGTACTTGCAAGGAGCATGTAACATGAGGGGGTGCAATTATCGACATCTTAACACAGATCAGTATGTTGTGGAAGTACTAGCTGCGCTGAGAGAAAAATTCATGATACCTCATGATGAAATGTTTCAAGATACCAAAGGAAGTGGCTTTCCTGGGGACAAACAGGGAGGTGGTCAGTTTGGAATGCGCCAACAAGAGCCGGAGAGGTTTGGAATGATGCAAGGGGATGATGGGTTTGACATGCAAAAGCAAGGAAATGATCAGTTTGGGATGCGCCAACGAGGAGGTATGCAGCAACAAGATGACAAGGACAATTTTGGAATGCGTCAAAGAGGCGGTGATCAGTTTGGAATGCTCCAGGGACTTAGGGATACCTTCGGAGGCAATGATTTTGAGCCAGGTGCAAAACGCATGAGAGGGATGGATTTTGATGGGgacaaaaattcaagaaatagGAAACAGGGCAATGATAATTCTCGGGGGACAGGAAATGAAGACTTTTTAGATGAACTtagaagaaagaacataaatgcTAACAAGAATAATGATGAATTGAGAAAAACTGCACAGAATTTGGAGTCAGAAAACCAAGAACTTCGTAAAGCTCTAAGATTAGCACTAGACCTTAATGCTCATGCAAGAAATTTACAAGAATTTAGAGATCACTTAAGAGAGATACAAGCAACACTGAGAAAGAGAGGCTACAGAGTAGAAAAATATTCCAGTTCGGGCTCTTGGAGTGAAATGCCAGTGGATAGAGTaagtatttatacagtatttaacttttaatgttttgattttgtgaGAGTAATTGTTCGGTTACAGgttcatttttataagaaaatatgtttgaactagaaaattttacaagaaattttgttTAACACGTAAAAGTATGAACGTCATGAGTTTTAGAATGTAAAGCTAGGGTATTCAGAATCCCCCAGTTTGGGTTTCATTCAGACAAAGTATTGTCAAAGATCAagatatgcatgcatacataagtaCAGTAATAAGTAATGAAGCATTTGATTTGATGAGCAGATTTACACAGAACAGATTGCccttatgcattaaaaaaaaaaaagacaagatttGAAGGAAGTAACCTGGAATATATCAAGCAAGGAATAGTGGCTATAGAAAAATACTAATgccaaaaaaaagaggaaaacaatttAAAGTAGATAGTTTAAAATTTTTGGATCGTAAACCTAGAAATGCAGCCTTAATgacaaagtaaaataacattttacccCAAATTAATTTCCTTAAACATATAAAGTCAGCTTCAGCTTACTCTGCAATCTGATGGTGATAGAGGTGTGCCCAACTTACTGCTCACTGTTTCagttaataaaatcatttttatcctATTTTCCTTATGACTGCATTGTAAAATGTAACAGTTTTGTATTGCATTCATGTATCTTGATCTTTTTTGCAGCTTGACATTGATGGTGTTTATATTAGCCTTCAAATTGTAGACATTGTTGTCATCTACATTATTACACTTCTTGCAGTAACTAACTTCATTGCACAATGCATGGCTCCAACACGAGTTGTGTTGTGTCCTAGATAAATTCATGAATTCTTATAGTAGTATGTGGCTGACTAAAGGTTTTaatttctgcattagtgaaagaTCCTGTTATTTTGCTcactaattataaataaatattagatttataaaacaatttacaaaattttcacaaatagtAGATAAAAGAAGACAGGTATATTTGGATATTTTACCTCAGTACCAAGGGCATTTCTAAATTCAGTAGATAAAAGAAGACAGGTATATTTGGATATTTTACCTCAGTACCAAGGGCATTTCTAAATTCCGTAGACTTGAAACCTCACCTTTGAAAAAGTaaccaaaaaatttttcttatggtTTGTTTCATTGAAATAGTGGTGTGTGTGTCCAGATTTGGTGGAACTATGTCAGAATTAGTTATGGTCCTCCAATAGAATTTTCAAAATCCTTGTCTCCTTCATTCTTCAAAGTTTTTCACATGGACTGTACTTTGCATTAAATAGTAATTGGCCCACCTAGTGTCGATATGGATACAGTATTTCTATTGCACATAATTGTCATTGTTGATACATATTTGGATTCATCATGTCTTTCCTTTTAGGTTAATATGAGTATTAAAACTCCTAgggtttgttttgtgtttaaggTGTAGGAATTTGAATTGAAGCCTACATTTTCTAGTTGGAGTACTAGTTTTTCTTAAtgtaacattttctctttcaacaGCCACTTTCCAGTCAAGAGGGCAGAATGGGTGGTGGAGGTGAACGATATTCCTTAAACATGGACAAAAGAGACTTTGACAGAATGGATATGCAGCGCTCGGTTGCTGGCCGTTTTAATTGGTAGCTGATTGTTATTTAGAAAAGCCATTGAAAGTCCCTCATTagaatttaagaaattattttctaagaTAATTCCAAACTTGCTGAAATAACGTGGTAAAACCAAAGTATTCATACTGTCATAATTTTGTAAGGAGAAGTATGGGAGAAGACTTCcatctttgtcattttttagGTGCTCAGCAACTACACATGCTAAAGATTTAAGTTGAAATTCATTCAACTATGAATTGATTTTGAATCCAATAGAAGGTCAGCGTAAATAAGTTACAATCATAACTGATTGTCTCTGTGAAAAGGGTGATCTGTACCTATGGGAAGGTAGTCTTGCaactgacaaaaacaaaagtgtatACAGTGAAGGAAGGGCTTGTCATGATTGGATGGCTTGTGTAATTTACCATTGTTATTTCGTTAGGGTGCGTTAATATTAACTTTTGTGTTTGTTAACTTGCAGTAAATTGGTAAAGAAATTACCTACAAGCCACAGGATCATTTTTACCCAAGGTGACTGATATTGTTAACCATCATGAAAGATAATTAGAAACTTGTAGGATTCCATTCACCCTTTCTTTGGTATcttggtatgattttttttttcctctccctttgtTAGCATAACCCACACAAATGTTAGAGAAATCATAGACAATAGATGAATTCCTGGTACAGTAGGTTATACTGATGAAACTTTACAGGTTTCATGTGCACTGTTAAAGTCCAGTTGCTGAGCAGTTTGCTCTCCCAGTCCCATAAAGTAGTAAATTATAGGATGTGAATACTTGGGATTATCAGAGACGTAGAACTTCAATTTCTGAAACAAAAAGATTGAAGTACTGTATTAGTATTAAGAATGCTTGTTTCAAATTCAGTAACAAGTCATTTATCCATTAATATCACCAGAGTCAACCATCATGTATTTTTATGGTAAATCTCATGCAATAGTTAGGTATGCACTTAGTCTCCATGTAGATGATTAAGCGATACAGTTTAATTATCCGTATGTGTTAACTTGAGTTTCCTCGCTTTACTTTGGAAAGTTGTTTAATTTATAGTACAAAACATATTGCAGTTTGTGTTGTAATCCAgcatatattacttttaaaataaaattaccaatgTTCTATGTCTTTTCTTATCTAGTTGTTAAgggtaattgtaatttatttgtttattttttgctgtaaaaTCATATTGCGTGGGAGTTAAGCTGTGGCGCTTTAAGTTGTATCCCCAAGGGGGTTTATCTTTTACATTAGGTACAGAAAATATATGATCAACTCCATTTTGTCTACTGTTTaggtagatattattattattattattattattattattattattattattattaggaggaggaggaggaggaggaggaggaggaagaacaccactctttgaggcaagttttgttgaataaaatggctgcattttgcatCTCAGTATGAAATCAGTTCACAAAATGCAtccattctattattattaccattattattaagtGGCTTACAAGGggataatgccatcagtgcacctcacgctgtgcaatGTAGGTAAGGTGCTTTGCAGCTTGTACCCGTAGCTACCCCTTTCACTCCCTTTActatgcctccattcatattctctttcttccatcttgctatacaccctttcctaacaattgtttcataatgcaactgtgagattttcctcttgttacacctttcaaacccttctactttcaatttccctttaagcCAGAATGACCTTATATGTCTCAGTGCTTggtcattggcctaaattctatatttattaagTGGCTTAACCAGACAACTAAACTGATTGGTTTAGCTTGCACTACATTGATAAGAATCAATTTTACTTTTCCAAGAGAGGAGGGTTTGAGGTTGATACTGCAGTGAAGAAAAGGGTGTTTCTAGCCAAAAGTGAAATCAACATTTTGTAAACTGTTTCACAGATAGGATGGAAAAATagccaattttttctcaaaatgggGATTTGAAAGTGCAAAACATGAAATACAAGCCACATGAATGTTTAAACTGTAAAACAGACACTTAATTTGGTTAACACAAAGGTATTTTAGCCATGTGCATTTTGCTGTTTGCTTggtagataattaaaaaaatataatgggtATTTTTTACTTAGTGAGGATGGTTTGATATCTTCATAGGAGGAAAAGTACCATATTTATAAGCTATAAACCTCATAGggggtattgccatcagtgcacctcatggggtgcactgtaggcattactaaaggttctttgcagtgtgcctttggcccctaaccATAacacctttcatgccttttactgtacctccattcatattatctatcttccatcttgctatccactctcctatcaattatttcatagtgcaactgcgagattttcctcctggtacacctttcaaacctacctactctcaatttccttttcagcactgaatgatctcataggtcccagtgcttggcctttggcctaaactcaacATTCCATTCCAATCCATTATAAGCTATAAATGTAAGAGGTGTTTGCTTCACAAGAACCCATTTACAATAGCCCACATTTTTGgtcttgataaatatttttttcccaatttcaaaaaagaaaacatgctgccTTGCTACCAAGACAGTGAAAGTTTCTCATGGATTCTTGTTTCAGTCAGGCAAGAGCCTTATTTTTGTGAATGTGGCTTCTTGATGACAGGTTTTGTGTTCCtgtactatttatatattttattacatgaccttttatttttaatcacaagTTTCTGTTTTAACATCTAATGTTGCTTCGttgaattaaacaaaatcaatgaaaatcacTGGGATAAAGACAGACTATTCCTAGGAAGGACCTCATCTTAGGTGGTTGGAGTTTTTGTTGCTTTGCTCTGCCACATAAGATAGTATTCTGctaagaaaaaatacaagtatAGTTTATGGTTGCTTTAAGTTGAAACCACTGCTTTTCTTTTGTCCAATGTAAAGTTTCTTTTTCAtagcatattttctttatatataaagtaaagtaaaatgaaagtgtGGAAGGGAAGGttgaatattcacaaaatataacTTGTATGCTGCTACCTGGCTGTAAATCTTAGTCTTTATGTATTCATAGTTTACCAGTGTACCTCAAATTTGCCACTGCGTCTTAGGCTCATGGTGgtttttgaatataatttttcttattttttttctttttgcttaacGCACATTACTTtaatgtttacatatgtataattgtTTTGAGGACAAGATTTCTTCCCAGCTTTGACTCCCTTTACATATTTTATGCTTGCTCTATGACAGTAACAATAAGTGGTTAAAAAGTAACAAGCTAGTTATCCTTTGTTTAGAGTTTTCATATGGTAATCTTGGCCATATATTTCAGTGCTTTCAGCACAGAGGACCAAGTTTCTATATGCGTCTTTctccttttgcctttttttgcaGTACTATCCAAATGAAAAGCTGAGTACTCTTTAGCCACTAGAGcagtattttattcctttatgtaAAGTAACTgactttttttatccattttgtgAGTATACATTACTGTTGGGTCAGTTTTAGTGAAATTAGAATGAAATAGCATTGTAGATTCAGTAGACAGTTGTTAGTTTTATACAGAAACCTAATCATTGCTTCCTTTTAATGCCAGGTTTGCTCTTTTTTTACTCTCTTATAAGAGAAGCCATCAGAAACGGGAAACATTTTCGTTTGGTAAACAACTTTATTTGCAGGCACATATTTTAACCTTTATAATTTCATTGAAAGTAtccagaaaaatatattacataatcatggtgcaaaatattttgtttttgctgcCTTTTTATTAAGTTTGTCATAACGTTTCACAGCTTGTGTGCATTGTATGGCTTTTTTTTAGATCAGGTATTATGTATGTCTAGTAAGATTTCAGAGAACTGCTTCAGTTGCACAGTATTCATTGGGGCTGATTTGGTTCCCTGAACTTCACCTGCCTGTGCTGCTGAATAGGCCATCAAACAGGTTGTGTTGTTTCCTTTGCAAAATATGTTCCAGCAAAGGTCTTCAGGATATACCAAAATTACCTGGTCTTAATTTCTGGTCCTTCTGAATTCATAGCAAATTTGTCTGGTTTATCTGCACACGTGTGTGTTAGATAACTTTATACAGTAGTGTTGCTCTGTTCTGGTATACTGATCTTCCCCTGTTCTCATAATTCTGGTTTATATTTTACTGTGCTTATGTActtctattatttatttcataatctgGTACCATTTACTCAAGTGAGGATATAGCACTTTAAGGTGTCATGCTTCCATTTATAAAGCTGGTAAAGTTCAGTCTTTGGCATTCACAGAGTCCACTGACTTTGCTCAGTGATTGCCAGCAGGAGCACTGGGCTTCAGTCACTCTTCTTCATCCAAGAAATATTTTGCCCAATCAGCACAGGAACCCAGGACCAGGCACACTATTACATAGGTATTGGAATTGAGTAAGTTGCTGGAACTACCACTCAATTTAGACAGCCATGGCCAGTGGAAGGATCTAATAGGAGAGGCATACACGACTGAGGTCACAATATCCTGCGGATAAGGTGGACATGGATGATGGCCCATGCCCTTTCTTGCAACATGACTGGCAGATAAGGGAGACATGAACACAGGACACTGCTGGTGCCCTGTGCCTGGCATAAAGACTGATTGATATGTGGAGAAGGTTAGGGTCCAATATCTAATGGAGATGACTTACATGGCTGGTGTCCCATGCCTGGTGGTAGAGATTAACAGATATAGACCAGGCTGAGCCCATACCTAGGAATAGAAGTTAACATTTTGTAGACAAGGCTGAGGTGTAGTGCCCTGATATGATGATGACCAACAGAGGAGGTGGGCATGGTTGGTGTTCCTTGCATATCAGCAGAGACTCACCTGAGATGCAGACAAGCTGGATCCAGTGTCTGACAGAGATGACTGACAAAGGAGGTAGAGGTGGCCAAGGAATTGGCTGGTGCTCCATGCGTGGCAGTAGAGAACAACGAGGAATGTGAACAGTGGTGGGATCTCGTGACTGTAAGAGGGGCATGCTTGTCAGTAACTTGACTCCAGGAACACAGCTGTGTGCCTGGGTGTTTAAACGGACAGGAGATTTGGACGAGGCTATGGTTTCATACCAGCCAGTACCAACCTGTAGATTTGACAAACACATCCAGGTCTGATAGAAAtgattctctttttgtttttgttttttgatgatCTGTGCAAGATCACAGCAGttgaatatagaaaatattcatcTATCTTTGAGGCAAACTTATTCATCTTGACCTAATTGAATACATTGTATTAATGAGAAGACCAGGAGAAGGCAGGGGATGCTCAAAGGAAAAGTGAAGTAGTTATGTGCAATCACATCATTTAGGGACAAAAATCTTAGATTAATAtgtttttgtctttaaaaagTTCCAAGTACATAATGAATTCAACCTTTGTGACATTAAAATGTTacaaacattttctaaaaatatttgaattggAGGAAGGTTTTGGCAGATAGAAAAGAATTGTTTACGTATGTCTGTATAAACACTGTGTTGTATTTGAGAAGAATTCGTTCTTATGATTAATGTCTAGTTACCATAAATGAGTTGTGAATCATCAAAATCCCAAGGTTATTTACCACTTAATGGAGGTCTATATCAGGCCTGTTGTTCACTCCACTTGAGTATGGCTGTCATGAGCAAGGGCCCTTGTTGGCATAATACCAACTATACCTAGAAAGAATCAGGCAATTGCTACTTAAGTCATGTTACAAGCATGGCTTCAGATATACATCAAGTTTAGTAATACAACTTTCACCCTGATCAAAATATGTCCCTTTTATGAGTTGAGTCTGAACATTTTACCTAAAACACCACGGTTGGCCAGTTGGCTTAGATTATGCAGGTTTTATGACATCTTAAACCCAAAGGTGTGGCAAGGAGTTAAAAAGGTTTATATAAGAGGCTTGTCAGGGGATGCCTGATCTCTGCACGACCAATAAAATGCTAGAGCACAAATTTTACAAATAGTTCTGAAAGAGCAACAAAATTCCTCGTGTTTCATTTTATAAGGTTTGTCAGAGTGATTTTAGTTTTGCTCGATTTTAAAATTGGTTTGTGTAAGTTGTTCACATGTTAATTGTAATGTGTATGAGAACTTATGTGTACCTAAAATTAGATCTTTAACGACCAAGTAATTACCCCAAAACGTTATCTTATCAGGAAATGATCTACACCCAATGGTTGCAATCAATTTGTAGGATTGGGATTTAAGAATATACTGTAAGTACACAAACAGATAATAAGACATTTCTGCTTAGTAAGTAATGTGCTTAGTTATAATAGAAGTCTGATATCAGGAAAGTAAGTtagatgaatattcatattaaccATTCAACCAAAAGGTTTTCAAGGATATTTCAGTGAGTCATGAATCAACATTTTCTGCTCACTGCCAGCTAACATTtagatttaataaatttaatttaaggaATAATTTCTTCAATGATGTGATCATTTTCTTATTCAACATCACTTTAAAACatgtaaattttttaatgtcatttttagttACTATATAAGTGCTTCAAAATTATAatcccaaaaattaaattttcgatTCACATCACTTCATAAAATTGATGATTCCCACCCATGTAGGTATTACAGGAAATGGAAAAGCCAGTCAGTCAGCCAAAGCTGCAACTGCTATGATAAAGAACACGGGTATTCCTATTGGTGGTTTATAACATCTCTAAAACccattatgattaataaatggTGGAATATAAGGAATAATGAAGATGACAGCAACAAATTAAAACATCAAGCCCAATGTTAGAATAGTGAATTCCTCATATCACAAGGAATGACAATTAATTTTGACTCCTTTTAGATTCGGTGACTTTCGTTTGACCAATGGAATTTTGATGAAAAGCCCTCATGAACCAAACCCCTAAATGCATACCGGTAGATTGTAGGATAACACTAACAGTTCAAATTTTTTTGCGTGAGTGTCCAGAATATTTTTAATCGAAAACGAACGTCAAGCTTCGTAAACAAATCTGCTAGATTTAGTCAGATTCTCCCTCTCAAATTTCTGCTGGTGTTTGTATCGGTTCAGAGCTCAAACTGCATTAAACTATTAACCAAAGAATGTTCTATTATACCGCCAAATTTTGAACCTATAACACGTCGAGATACGCCTGTATTATGTTTTTGTAGTCTGCGCATTATaagaatacaaaaatgttttaatcGACAGAAATTACTCGAGCACGCCATAATCTAATCAAAGCTATCTTATCGACGTGAAATGCCCTTCGGCAATTCATTGTGACACCGAACGTCGACGAccttacttatttattaatttttttttttttttgcgtgatcATCGTAGACTATTATCCGGCCATaacagaaataacataaaaagaaagataaacacCTCGCCCTAATG is part of the Macrobrachium rosenbergii isolate ZJJX-2024 chromosome 41, ASM4041242v1, whole genome shotgun sequence genome and encodes:
- the LOC136826946 gene encoding uncharacterized protein; translation: MFAKDSGTGRGRGQSSWGNDWRGYDNDSSFGRNQSHDNKDDFQHQGFGRNLDQEDSDTSKIVCQNFLQNKCMRGNNCLFLHPPNASGSSSSNLKRQQNPWLNFCIDFQRGQCPFSDDCRLLHVSRRDEAEYQSTGDIPAGVVEQAMSKAMVMEWAYIGTHPHCKEYLQGACNMRGCNYRHLNTDQYVVEVLAALREKFMIPHDEMFQDTKGSGFPGDKQGGGQFGMRQQEPERFGMMQGDDGFDMQKQGNDQFGMRQRGGMQQQDDKDNFGMRQRGGDQFGMLQGLRDTFGGNDFEPGAKRMRGMDFDGDKNSRNRKQGNDNSRGTGNEDFLDELRRKNINANKNNDELRKTAQNLESENQELRKALRLALDLNAHARNLQEFRDHLREIQATLRKRGYRVEKYSSSGSWSEMPVDRPLSSQEGRMGGGGERYSLNMDKRDFDRMDMQRSVAGRFNW